One stretch of Danio rerio strain Tuebingen ecotype United States chromosome 6, GRCz12tu, whole genome shotgun sequence DNA includes these proteins:
- the rgsl1 gene encoding regulator of G-protein signaling protein-like isoform X9 — translation MRKTLRRPRPDMTTHVFALLRHHPPPPHQKMKMGLEILLNDEVFVDFFNTYLSLPVFGQTPLYMMNQNKWLMWPNVPFTQVNTGEFLKWLEMHRMVFFRRTELYHFFLLCTEILDFVSCKSTVDLKWTPADQWLVRKCLGSVRGIQRLRSFLKSSDEEELLLFCVRASMILRIKEEETEEAFQTLNRQALHTAIRRYDVTALLSRDCPLISQKRVLAEMRTSALNQLQSYWLPHFLHCCKSSMWRIPECRPVVEKYISICSPSSRSPSSTERKQKDPDFTVHPARSYDSKRSKRHLWSSQHKPKNTHQSKSICLWLPPSAQTNLQCSNVAHPPEETKNKAAIESDDDANIHHTCIQTPACQIPFCVDINSPPSDIQFLQPALSAEGLSGGPFRYFLGARELLEERLMLDLLEDLDFFLLLLLKAQGEDPVCALRQTAARRITETYLKENKPRFIRHLDAEIRQNLSSLLPSSAALPWIYKAKYHLCKELREVYNSFLDADDEALLSLLSSDGNGLEDSVPLLFSSFGTETDALLAQTEALMLCEGCCARLDPADLNHDSWTLVALQDPHRGGSLLHKYNTTDAPEEPKPASMTDTTQPAQDPPKSKTTVPEVQIKTYKKDNIFNEKPTTKPRSFEEVITSHTYFNHFLQFLQTQGADGALLFIQDAEALRSIEHKRQKAKICLIVDKYFRRDDPADYLQCSADIITRVSQMDKVFPELIYTIQHLVAKSLEATWFRLYQDTFSVCPHASESDEDIKGPLLMGKLKANAWEVFISFIRSVIKFQSGMVNREIRAEFEDYLVQNYEHYSTPYVVRSKANHSSELSTDGEKYKPKIRCIMDKLVTVDFLVNDLCFYLECERFRRMADAGDKMVSEGLYSESDYAMLHHKAELIINIFLTSQISPKLLINSSEAQKEVVLQRFASGKVDRTLFYQPVVDLFPVLIFCWRKFCCLKVMRHLYPSKALMMVKSLRPLNLQQEFQIIRSTEVKEATLRFSSQHGLVLLLPQAN, via the exons ATGAGGAAGACTCTGCGGAGGCCGCGACCGGATATGACGACACACGTGTTCGCTCTTCTCCGCcaccatcctcctcctcctcatc AGAAAATGAAGATGGGACTCGAGATTCTCCTGAACGATGAAGTGTTTGTGGATTTCTTCAATACATATTTAAGTCTTCCA GTGTTTGGTCAAACTCCGCTCTACATGATGAACCAAAACAAGTGGTTAATGTGGCCCAATGTGCCCTTCACTCAG GTGAACACTGGAGAGTTTCTGAAATGGTTAGAGATGCATCGGATGGTTTTCTTCAGACGAACTGAGCTCTATCACTTTTTCCTTCTCTGTACAGAGATCCTTgactttgtgtcctgtaaatcCACAG TGGATTTGAAATGGACTCCAGCAGATCAGTGGCTTGTGAGGAAATGTCTGGGCAGTGTGAGGGGAATCCAGAGACTTCGCTCATTTCTCAAGAGCTCTGATG AAGAGGAGCTTCTTCTGTTCTGCGTGAGAGCATCCATGATCTTGAGGATAAAGGAAGAAGAAACTGAAGAAGCGTTTCAGACATTGAATCGTCAAGCACTTCACACAGCGATCAGACGGT aTGACGTGACTGCTCTCCTATCGAGAGACTGTCCTCTGATTTCCCAGAAGAGAGTTTTGGCAGAGATGAGAACGAGCGCTTTGAATCAGCTCCAGTCCTATTGGCTTCCTCACTTCTTACACTGCTGTAAATCCAGCATGTGGCGAATACCCGAATGTCGACCTGTTGTAGAAAAATACATCTCCATTTGCTCCCCATCATCTCGATCACCTTCCTCAACAGAGCGCAAACAGAAAGACCCAGATTTTACAGTCCATCCAGCGAGATCCTACGACAGCAAGCGCAGCAAACGACATCTGTGGAGTTCACAACACAAACCCAAAAACACACACCAGTCTAAAAGCATCTGTTTATGGCTTCCACCATCCGCTCAGACTAATTTACAGTGTTCAAATGTGGCACATCCTCCAGAGGAGactaaaaacaaagcagctaTAGAGAGTGATGATGATGCTAATATTCATCACACATGCATCCAGACTCCAGCTTGTCAGATTCCCTTTTGTGTTGATATTAATTCACCTCCGTCAGATATCCAGTTTCTCCAGCCGGCTCTATCCGCCGAGGGTCTTTCCGGAGGGCCCTTTAGGTATTTCCTGGGAGCCCGGGAGCTGCTGGAGGAACGGCTGATGCTGGATTTGTTGGAAGATCTggatttctttcttctgctgcttCTGAAAGCACAGGGTGAAGATCCAGTCTGTGCACTAAGACAGACAGCAGCTCGGCGGATCACAGAGACGTACCTGAAGGAAAACAAGCCACGCTTTATTAGACATCTGGATGCAGAGATTAGACAAAATCTGTCCTCGCTTCTGCCCTCCAGTGCAGCTCTGCCGTGGATTTACAAGGCCAAATATCACTTATGCAAG GAGCTCCGGGAGGTTTATAACTCATTTTTAGATGCAGATGATGAAGCTCTGCTGTCTCTGCTG AGTTCAGACGGCAATGGGCTTGAAGACTCTGTGCCGCTGCTGTTTTCTAGTTTCGGGACTGAAACAGATGCTCTGTTGGCTCAGACCGAGGCGCTAATGTTGTGTGAAGGATGCTGCGCTCGTCTCGATCCTGCAGATCTGAATCACGACAGCTGGACTTTAGTGGCTCTTCAGGATCCGCACAGAGGAGGATCACTTCTGCACAAGTACAACACAACCG ACGCACCCGAGGAGCCCAAACCCGCATCAATGACTGACACAACACAACCGGCTCAGG ATCCTCCCAAATCTAAAACCACAGTTCCCGAGGTCCAGATCAAAACATATAAGAAGGacaacatttttaatgaaaagcCAACCACAAAACCCAG GTCGTTTGAAGAGGTCATAACATCGCATACGTACTTCAATCACTTCCTGCAGTTTCTGCAGACTCAAGGTGCAGACGGAGCCCTGCTCTTTATCCAGGATGCAGAAGCTTTGCGCAGCATCGAACACAAGCGGCAGAAGGCCAAAATATGCCTCATTGTTGACAAATACTTCCGCAGAGATGATCCTG CTGATTACCTGCAGTGCAGCGCTGACATCATCACCAGAGTCAGTCAGATGGACAAAGTTTTTCCAGAGCTCATCTACACCATCCAGCATCTGGTTGCCAAATCCCTGGAGGCCACATG GTTCAGACTGTATCAGGACACATTTTCTGTTTGTCCACATGCTTCTGAATCTGATGAGGACATTAAAGGACCTCTGCTGATGGGAAAACTG AAAGCAAACGCATGGGAGGTTTTCATAAGCTTCATTCGCAGTGTGATCAAGTTTCAGTCCGGCATGGTGAATCGTGAGATCAGAGCTGAGTTTGAAGACTATCTGGTACAAAACTACGAGCACTACTCAACAC CTTATGTGGTAAGATCCAAAGCCAATCATAGCTCCGAATTAAGCACTGATGGAGAAAAGTACAAACCCAAGATACGGTGCATCATGGACAAACTGGTGACAGTGGACTTTCTGGTCAATGACCTGTGTTTTTATCTGGAGTGTGAGAG ATTCAGGCGTATGGCAGACGCTGGCGATAAGATGGTATCAGAGGGTTTGTATAGCGAGAGCGATTATGCCATGCTTCATCATAAAGCTGAGCTGATCATCAACATATTTCTGACCTCACAGATTTCACCAAAACTCCTG ataaacagcagtgagGCCCAAAAAGAAGTCGTCCTGCAGCGTTTTGCCTCTGGAAAAGTGGACCGAACGCTCTTCTATCAGCCAGTAGTGGACTTGTTTCCagttctcatcttctgttggAGAAA GTTTTGCTGTCTGAAGGTGATGCGGCATCTTTACCCCAGTAAAGCACTGATGATGGTAAAATCACTGCGCCCCTTAAACCTCCAGCAGGAGTTCCAGATCATCAGATCCACAGAAG TTAAGGAAGCCACGCTGCGTTTCTCCAGCCAACACGGCCTGGTTCTGCTGCTCCCGCAAGCAAACTAA
- the rgsl1 gene encoding regulator of G-protein signaling protein-like isoform X14: MRKTLRRPRPDMTTHVFALLRHHPPPPHQKMKMGLEILLNDEVFVDFFNTYLSLPVFGQTPLYMMNQNKWLMWPNVPFTQVNTGEFLKWLEMHRMVFFRRTELYHFFLLCTEILDFVSCKSTVDLKWTPADQWLVRKCLGSVRGIQRLRSFLKSSDEEELLLFCVRASMILRIKEEETEEAFQTLNRQALHTAIRRYDVTALLSRDCPLISQKRVLAEMRTSALNQLQSYWLPHFLHCCKSSMWRIPECRPVVEKYISICSPSSRSPSSTERKQKDPDFTVHPARSYDSKRSKRHLWSSQHKPKNTHQSKSICLWLPPSAQTNLQCSNVAHPPEETKNKAAIESDDDANIHHTCIQTPACQIPFCVDINSPPSDIQFLQPALSAEGLSGGPFRYFLGARELLEERLMLDLLEDLDFFLLLLLKAQGEDPVCALRQTAARRITETYLKENKPRFIRHLDAEIRQNLSSLLPSSAALPWIYKAKYHLCKELREVYNSFLDADDEALLSLLSSDGNGLEDSVPLLFSSFGTETDALLAQTEALMLCEGCCARLDPADLNHDSWTLVALQDPHRGGSLLHKYNTTDAPEEPKPASMTDTTQPAQDPPKSKTTVPEVQIKTYKKDNIFNEKPTTKPRSFEEVITSHTYFNHFLQFLQTQGADGALLFIQDAEALRSIEHKRQKAKICLIVDKYFRRDDPADYLQCSADIITRVSQMDKVFPELIYTIQHLVAKSLEATWFRLYQDTFSVCPHASESDEDIKGPLLMGKLKANAWEVFISFIRSVIKFQSGMVNREIRAEFEDYLVQNYEHYSTPYVVRSKANHSSELSTDGEKYKPKIRCIMDKLVTVDFLVNDLCFYLECERFRRMADAGDKMVSEGLYSESDYAMLHHKAELIINIFLTSQISPKLLINSSEAQKEVVLQRFASGKVDRTLFYQPVVDLFPVLIFCWRKFCCLKVMRHLYPSKALMMVKSLRPLNLQQEFQIIRSTEGSAGEE, encoded by the exons ATGAGGAAGACTCTGCGGAGGCCGCGACCGGATATGACGACACACGTGTTCGCTCTTCTCCGCcaccatcctcctcctcctcatc AGAAAATGAAGATGGGACTCGAGATTCTCCTGAACGATGAAGTGTTTGTGGATTTCTTCAATACATATTTAAGTCTTCCA GTGTTTGGTCAAACTCCGCTCTACATGATGAACCAAAACAAGTGGTTAATGTGGCCCAATGTGCCCTTCACTCAG GTGAACACTGGAGAGTTTCTGAAATGGTTAGAGATGCATCGGATGGTTTTCTTCAGACGAACTGAGCTCTATCACTTTTTCCTTCTCTGTACAGAGATCCTTgactttgtgtcctgtaaatcCACAG TGGATTTGAAATGGACTCCAGCAGATCAGTGGCTTGTGAGGAAATGTCTGGGCAGTGTGAGGGGAATCCAGAGACTTCGCTCATTTCTCAAGAGCTCTGATG AAGAGGAGCTTCTTCTGTTCTGCGTGAGAGCATCCATGATCTTGAGGATAAAGGAAGAAGAAACTGAAGAAGCGTTTCAGACATTGAATCGTCAAGCACTTCACACAGCGATCAGACGGT aTGACGTGACTGCTCTCCTATCGAGAGACTGTCCTCTGATTTCCCAGAAGAGAGTTTTGGCAGAGATGAGAACGAGCGCTTTGAATCAGCTCCAGTCCTATTGGCTTCCTCACTTCTTACACTGCTGTAAATCCAGCATGTGGCGAATACCCGAATGTCGACCTGTTGTAGAAAAATACATCTCCATTTGCTCCCCATCATCTCGATCACCTTCCTCAACAGAGCGCAAACAGAAAGACCCAGATTTTACAGTCCATCCAGCGAGATCCTACGACAGCAAGCGCAGCAAACGACATCTGTGGAGTTCACAACACAAACCCAAAAACACACACCAGTCTAAAAGCATCTGTTTATGGCTTCCACCATCCGCTCAGACTAATTTACAGTGTTCAAATGTGGCACATCCTCCAGAGGAGactaaaaacaaagcagctaTAGAGAGTGATGATGATGCTAATATTCATCACACATGCATCCAGACTCCAGCTTGTCAGATTCCCTTTTGTGTTGATATTAATTCACCTCCGTCAGATATCCAGTTTCTCCAGCCGGCTCTATCCGCCGAGGGTCTTTCCGGAGGGCCCTTTAGGTATTTCCTGGGAGCCCGGGAGCTGCTGGAGGAACGGCTGATGCTGGATTTGTTGGAAGATCTggatttctttcttctgctgcttCTGAAAGCACAGGGTGAAGATCCAGTCTGTGCACTAAGACAGACAGCAGCTCGGCGGATCACAGAGACGTACCTGAAGGAAAACAAGCCACGCTTTATTAGACATCTGGATGCAGAGATTAGACAAAATCTGTCCTCGCTTCTGCCCTCCAGTGCAGCTCTGCCGTGGATTTACAAGGCCAAATATCACTTATGCAAG GAGCTCCGGGAGGTTTATAACTCATTTTTAGATGCAGATGATGAAGCTCTGCTGTCTCTGCTG AGTTCAGACGGCAATGGGCTTGAAGACTCTGTGCCGCTGCTGTTTTCTAGTTTCGGGACTGAAACAGATGCTCTGTTGGCTCAGACCGAGGCGCTAATGTTGTGTGAAGGATGCTGCGCTCGTCTCGATCCTGCAGATCTGAATCACGACAGCTGGACTTTAGTGGCTCTTCAGGATCCGCACAGAGGAGGATCACTTCTGCACAAGTACAACACAACCG ACGCACCCGAGGAGCCCAAACCCGCATCAATGACTGACACAACACAACCGGCTCAGG ATCCTCCCAAATCTAAAACCACAGTTCCCGAGGTCCAGATCAAAACATATAAGAAGGacaacatttttaatgaaaagcCAACCACAAAACCCAG GTCGTTTGAAGAGGTCATAACATCGCATACGTACTTCAATCACTTCCTGCAGTTTCTGCAGACTCAAGGTGCAGACGGAGCCCTGCTCTTTATCCAGGATGCAGAAGCTTTGCGCAGCATCGAACACAAGCGGCAGAAGGCCAAAATATGCCTCATTGTTGACAAATACTTCCGCAGAGATGATCCTG CTGATTACCTGCAGTGCAGCGCTGACATCATCACCAGAGTCAGTCAGATGGACAAAGTTTTTCCAGAGCTCATCTACACCATCCAGCATCTGGTTGCCAAATCCCTGGAGGCCACATG GTTCAGACTGTATCAGGACACATTTTCTGTTTGTCCACATGCTTCTGAATCTGATGAGGACATTAAAGGACCTCTGCTGATGGGAAAACTG AAAGCAAACGCATGGGAGGTTTTCATAAGCTTCATTCGCAGTGTGATCAAGTTTCAGTCCGGCATGGTGAATCGTGAGATCAGAGCTGAGTTTGAAGACTATCTGGTACAAAACTACGAGCACTACTCAACAC CTTATGTGGTAAGATCCAAAGCCAATCATAGCTCCGAATTAAGCACTGATGGAGAAAAGTACAAACCCAAGATACGGTGCATCATGGACAAACTGGTGACAGTGGACTTTCTGGTCAATGACCTGTGTTTTTATCTGGAGTGTGAGAG ATTCAGGCGTATGGCAGACGCTGGCGATAAGATGGTATCAGAGGGTTTGTATAGCGAGAGCGATTATGCCATGCTTCATCATAAAGCTGAGCTGATCATCAACATATTTCTGACCTCACAGATTTCACCAAAACTCCTG ataaacagcagtgagGCCCAAAAAGAAGTCGTCCTGCAGCGTTTTGCCTCTGGAAAAGTGGACCGAACGCTCTTCTATCAGCCAGTAGTGGACTTGTTTCCagttctcatcttctgttggAGAAA GTTTTGCTGTCTGAAGGTGATGCGGCATCTTTACCCCAGTAAAGCACTGATGATGGTAAAATCACTGCGCCCCTTAAACCTCCAGCAGGAGTTCCAGATCATCAGATCCACAGAAG
- the rgsl1 gene encoding regulator of G-protein signaling protein-like isoform X2: protein MRKTLRRPRPDMTTHVFALLRHHPPPPHQKMKMGLEILLNDEVFVDFFNTYLSLPVFGQTPLYMMNQNKWLMWPNVPFTQVNTGEFLKWLEMHRMVFFRRTELYHFFLLCTEILDFVSCKSTVDLKWTPADQWLVRKCLGSVRGIQRLRSFLKSSDEEELLLFCVRASMILRIKEEETEEAFQTLNRQALHTAIRRYDVTALLSRDCPLISQKRVLAEMRTSALNQLQSYWLPHFLHCCKSSMWRIPECRPVVEKYISICSPSSRSPSSTERKQKDPDFTVHPARSYDSKRSKRHLWSSQHKPKNTHQSKSICLWLPPSAQTNLQCSNVAHPPEETKNKAAIESDDDANIHHTCIQTPACQIPFCVDINSPPSDIQFLQPALSAEGLSGGPFRYFLGARELLEERLMLDLLEDLDFFLLLLLKAQGEDPVCALRQTAARRITETYLKENKPRFIRHLDAEIRQNLSSLLPSSAALPWIYKAKYHLCKELREVYNSFLDADDEALLSLLSSDGNGLEDSVPLLFSSFGTETDALLAQTEALMLCEGCCARLDPADLNHDSWTLVALQDPHRGGSLLHKYNTTADAPEEPKPASMTDTTQPAQDPPKSKTTVPEVQIKTYKKDNIFNEKPTTKPRSFEEVITSHTYFNHFLQFLQTQGADGALLFIQDAEALRSIEHKRQKAKICLIVDKYFRRDDPADYLQCSADIITRVSQMDKVFPELIYTIQHLVAKSLEATCAWLDTLQNAIQLPKSIKKQEKNVEKTSMFRLYQDTFSVCPHASESDEDIKGPLLMGKLKANAWEVFISFIRSVIKFQSGMVNREIRAEFEDYLVQNYEHYSTPYVVRSKANHSSELSTDGEKYKPKIRCIMDKLVTVDFLVNDLCFYLECERFRRMADAGDKMVSEGLYSESDYAMLHHKAELIINIFLTSQISPKLLINSSEAQKEVVLQRFASGKVDRTLFYQPVVDLFPVLIFCWRKFCCLKVMRHLYPSKALMMVKSLRPLNLQQEFQIIRSTEVKEATLRFSSQHGLVLLLPQAN, encoded by the exons ATGAGGAAGACTCTGCGGAGGCCGCGACCGGATATGACGACACACGTGTTCGCTCTTCTCCGCcaccatcctcctcctcctcatc AGAAAATGAAGATGGGACTCGAGATTCTCCTGAACGATGAAGTGTTTGTGGATTTCTTCAATACATATTTAAGTCTTCCA GTGTTTGGTCAAACTCCGCTCTACATGATGAACCAAAACAAGTGGTTAATGTGGCCCAATGTGCCCTTCACTCAG GTGAACACTGGAGAGTTTCTGAAATGGTTAGAGATGCATCGGATGGTTTTCTTCAGACGAACTGAGCTCTATCACTTTTTCCTTCTCTGTACAGAGATCCTTgactttgtgtcctgtaaatcCACAG TGGATTTGAAATGGACTCCAGCAGATCAGTGGCTTGTGAGGAAATGTCTGGGCAGTGTGAGGGGAATCCAGAGACTTCGCTCATTTCTCAAGAGCTCTGATG AAGAGGAGCTTCTTCTGTTCTGCGTGAGAGCATCCATGATCTTGAGGATAAAGGAAGAAGAAACTGAAGAAGCGTTTCAGACATTGAATCGTCAAGCACTTCACACAGCGATCAGACGGT aTGACGTGACTGCTCTCCTATCGAGAGACTGTCCTCTGATTTCCCAGAAGAGAGTTTTGGCAGAGATGAGAACGAGCGCTTTGAATCAGCTCCAGTCCTATTGGCTTCCTCACTTCTTACACTGCTGTAAATCCAGCATGTGGCGAATACCCGAATGTCGACCTGTTGTAGAAAAATACATCTCCATTTGCTCCCCATCATCTCGATCACCTTCCTCAACAGAGCGCAAACAGAAAGACCCAGATTTTACAGTCCATCCAGCGAGATCCTACGACAGCAAGCGCAGCAAACGACATCTGTGGAGTTCACAACACAAACCCAAAAACACACACCAGTCTAAAAGCATCTGTTTATGGCTTCCACCATCCGCTCAGACTAATTTACAGTGTTCAAATGTGGCACATCCTCCAGAGGAGactaaaaacaaagcagctaTAGAGAGTGATGATGATGCTAATATTCATCACACATGCATCCAGACTCCAGCTTGTCAGATTCCCTTTTGTGTTGATATTAATTCACCTCCGTCAGATATCCAGTTTCTCCAGCCGGCTCTATCCGCCGAGGGTCTTTCCGGAGGGCCCTTTAGGTATTTCCTGGGAGCCCGGGAGCTGCTGGAGGAACGGCTGATGCTGGATTTGTTGGAAGATCTggatttctttcttctgctgcttCTGAAAGCACAGGGTGAAGATCCAGTCTGTGCACTAAGACAGACAGCAGCTCGGCGGATCACAGAGACGTACCTGAAGGAAAACAAGCCACGCTTTATTAGACATCTGGATGCAGAGATTAGACAAAATCTGTCCTCGCTTCTGCCCTCCAGTGCAGCTCTGCCGTGGATTTACAAGGCCAAATATCACTTATGCAAG GAGCTCCGGGAGGTTTATAACTCATTTTTAGATGCAGATGATGAAGCTCTGCTGTCTCTGCTG AGTTCAGACGGCAATGGGCTTGAAGACTCTGTGCCGCTGCTGTTTTCTAGTTTCGGGACTGAAACAGATGCTCTGTTGGCTCAGACCGAGGCGCTAATGTTGTGTGAAGGATGCTGCGCTCGTCTCGATCCTGCAGATCTGAATCACGACAGCTGGACTTTAGTGGCTCTTCAGGATCCGCACAGAGGAGGATCACTTCTGCACAAGTACAACACAACCG CAGACGCACCCGAGGAGCCCAAACCCGCATCAATGACTGACACAACACAACCGGCTCAGG ATCCTCCCAAATCTAAAACCACAGTTCCCGAGGTCCAGATCAAAACATATAAGAAGGacaacatttttaatgaaaagcCAACCACAAAACCCAG GTCGTTTGAAGAGGTCATAACATCGCATACGTACTTCAATCACTTCCTGCAGTTTCTGCAGACTCAAGGTGCAGACGGAGCCCTGCTCTTTATCCAGGATGCAGAAGCTTTGCGCAGCATCGAACACAAGCGGCAGAAGGCCAAAATATGCCTCATTGTTGACAAATACTTCCGCAGAGATGATCCTG CTGATTACCTGCAGTGCAGCGCTGACATCATCACCAGAGTCAGTCAGATGGACAAAGTTTTTCCAGAGCTCATCTACACCATCCAGCATCTGGTTGCCAAATCCCTGGAGGCCACATG TGCATGGCTGGATACGCTTCAGAATGCCATACAACTGCCAAAGTCCATTAAAAAGCAggagaaaaatgtggaaaaaacatCTAT GTTCAGACTGTATCAGGACACATTTTCTGTTTGTCCACATGCTTCTGAATCTGATGAGGACATTAAAGGACCTCTGCTGATGGGAAAACTG AAAGCAAACGCATGGGAGGTTTTCATAAGCTTCATTCGCAGTGTGATCAAGTTTCAGTCCGGCATGGTGAATCGTGAGATCAGAGCTGAGTTTGAAGACTATCTGGTACAAAACTACGAGCACTACTCAACAC CTTATGTGGTAAGATCCAAAGCCAATCATAGCTCCGAATTAAGCACTGATGGAGAAAAGTACAAACCCAAGATACGGTGCATCATGGACAAACTGGTGACAGTGGACTTTCTGGTCAATGACCTGTGTTTTTATCTGGAGTGTGAGAG ATTCAGGCGTATGGCAGACGCTGGCGATAAGATGGTATCAGAGGGTTTGTATAGCGAGAGCGATTATGCCATGCTTCATCATAAAGCTGAGCTGATCATCAACATATTTCTGACCTCACAGATTTCACCAAAACTCCTG ataaacagcagtgagGCCCAAAAAGAAGTCGTCCTGCAGCGTTTTGCCTCTGGAAAAGTGGACCGAACGCTCTTCTATCAGCCAGTAGTGGACTTGTTTCCagttctcatcttctgttggAGAAA GTTTTGCTGTCTGAAGGTGATGCGGCATCTTTACCCCAGTAAAGCACTGATGATGGTAAAATCACTGCGCCCCTTAAACCTCCAGCAGGAGTTCCAGATCATCAGATCCACAGAAG TTAAGGAAGCCACGCTGCGTTTCTCCAGCCAACACGGCCTGGTTCTGCTGCTCCCGCAAGCAAACTAA